A window of Oncorhynchus nerka isolate Pitt River linkage group LG4, Oner_Uvic_2.0, whole genome shotgun sequence contains these coding sequences:
- the LOC115128997 gene encoding visinin-like: MGNAKSSAVSKEILEDLKLSTKFTETEITQWYESFQKSCPSGRITPKEFEVIYSRFFPESNAQTYAQHVFRSFDTNDDGTLDFKEYIIALHLTSTGKTTRKLEWAFSLFDVDKNGYITKSEVTEICSAIFKLIPKDEQAELPNDENTPEKRANKLWTFFEKEDNERVAEGEFIKGVMDNEDALRLIQYEPANK; the protein is encoded by the exons ATGGGGAACGCCAAGAGCAGCGCCGTCTCCAAGGAGATCCTGGAAGACCTGAAGCTCAGCACCAAGTTCACTGAGACGGAGATCACCCAGTGGTACGAGAGCTTCCAGAAGTCGTGTCCCTCTGGACGTATCACGCCCAAGGAGTTCGAGGTCATCTACAGCCGCTTCTTCCCCGAGAGCAACGCCCAGACGTACGCGCAGCACGTCTTCCGTTCCTTCGACACCAACGACGACGGCACTCTGGACTTCAAGGAGTACATAATTGCGCTGCACCTGACGTCCACGGGCAAGACCACCAGAAAGCTGGAGTGGGCCTTCTCCCTGTTCGACGTGGACAAGAACGGATACATCACCAAGTCGGAAGTGACCGAGATCTGCAGC GCTATTTTCAAGCTaattcccaaggatgaacaagcTGAGCTGCCCAATGACGAGAACACACCGGAGAAGAGGGCCAACAAACTCTGGACATTCTTTGAGAAAGAAGACAATG aGCGAGTTGCAGAAGGAGAGTTCATCAAGGGTGTGATGGACAATGAGGATGCGCTTCGCCTCATTCAATATGAACCTGCCAACAAGTAA
- the LOC135571304 gene encoding transmembrane protein 238-like, whose amino-acid sequence MGLCDGLSHCKLALAFAVLMDLLGGTALLVGVFVPLNIKGRDFGDLLVYTGALFVLMSLGGWVLWYSGNIDGLVSSKELGHIGTTVDRLARTLSRKMHIHRHRGP is encoded by the coding sequence ATGGGGCTCTGTGATGGCCTGTCCCACTGTAAACTGGCCTTGGCCTTTGCAGTGCTGATGGACTTGCTGGGTGGCACCGCCTTGCTGGTGGGAGTCTTTGTCCCTCTGAATATCAAAGGCAGGGACTTTGGGGACCTCCTGGTGTACACAGGAGCACTGTTCGTGCTCATGTCCCTGGGGGGCTGGGTGCTGTGGTACAGCGGAAACATTGACGGCCTCGTCTCCAGCAAAGAGCTTGGCCACATCGGCACCACCGTGGACCGGCTGGCCCGCACCCTCAGCCGCAAGATGCATATCCATCGCCACAGGGGGCCTTAG